In Perognathus longimembris pacificus isolate PPM17 chromosome 3, ASM2315922v1, whole genome shotgun sequence, a single window of DNA contains:
- the LOC125348313 gene encoding LOW QUALITY PROTEIN: deoxyuridine 5'-triphosphate nucleotidohydrolase, mitochondrial-like (The sequence of the model RefSeq protein was modified relative to this genomic sequence to represent the inferred CDS: inserted 1 base in 1 codon), with product MPSSEETVAXSPCKRTRAAEEGYMRRLRFVRLSEHATAPTRGSARAAGYDLYSAYDYAIPPMEKALVKTDIQIALPSGCYGRVAPRSGLAAKHFIDVGAGVIDEDYRGNVGVTLFNFGKEKFEVKKGDRIAQLICERIFYPEIEEGQVLDDTERGSGGFGSTGKN from the exons ATGCCCAGCTCAGAAGAGACCGTCG GGTCCCCCTGCAAGCGGACCCGAGCCGCCGAGGAGGGCTACATGCGGCGGCTCCGCTTTGTCCGGCTGTCGGAGCACGCCACGGCTCCGACCCGGGGGTCCGCGCGGGCCGCCGGCTACGACCTGTACAGTGCTTATGATTATGCCATACCACCTATGGAGAAAGCCCTGGTGAAGACGGACATTCAGATAGCtcttccttctgggtgctatggaAGAGTAGCTCCACGTTCTGGCTTGGCTGCAAAACACTTCATCGATGTAGGAGCTGGTGTCATAGATGAAGATTATAGAGGAAATGTTGGTGTTACATTGTTCAATTTTGGCAAAGAGAAGTTTGAAGTCAAAAAGGGTGATCGAATTGCCCAGCTCATTTGTGAACGGATTTTTTATCCAGAAATTGAAGAAGGTCAAGTCTTGGATGATACTGAAAGGGGTTCAGGAGGTTTTGGTTCTACTGGAAAGAATTAA